Proteins from one Syngnathus scovelli strain Florida chromosome 17, RoL_Ssco_1.2, whole genome shotgun sequence genomic window:
- the LOC125985251 gene encoding neurturin, translated as MKLWKSATFAFMLCGAALSIILVRNMATTAGHPKAKTKHQASSSSSSSFSSRHTSFSGTPSSSPTDTWTRAGHRRTRSADNMNSLLSELSMMFQSFTEGELQHVVGTLLDGKRRKNRDQSQSRRTKRARRAKPCSVRELELTVSELGLGYDSDETVMLRYCSGKCTAQRRNYDITMEHMMRTGFRKKGRKDKVGNGPCCRPTAFEKDFSFLDNRSRYHTIQNISAKNCGCV; from the exons ATGAAGTTATGGAAAAGTGCTACTTTTGCCTTCATGCTCTGTGGCGCCGCCCTGTCCATCATCCTCGTTAGAAACATGGCCACCACCGCCGGACACCCGAAAGCAAAAACTAAACACCAagcctcatcttcctcctcatcctcattcTCCTCGCGACATACGTCATTCTCAGGAACTCCATCCTCATCGCCGACAGATACCTGGACCAGGGCTGGTCATCGGAGGACACGCTCAGCAGACAACATGAACTCCCTACTCTCAGAAT TGTCAATGATGTTCCAGAGCTTCACAGAAGGTGAGCTTCAGCACGTAGTGGGGACGCTACTGGACGGGAAGAGACGGAAAAACCGTGATCAAAGCCAGAGCCGAAGGACTAAAAGAGCCCGGCGGGCCAAGCCGTGCTCGGTGAGGGAACTGGAGCTGACGGTGAGCGAACTGGGTCTGGGCTACGACAGCGACGAGACGGTGATGCTGCGCTACTGCAGCGGCAAGTGCACGGCGCAAAGGCGCAACTACGACATCACCATGGAGCACATGATGAGGACAGGCTTCCGGAAGAAAGGTCGCAAAGACAAGGTGGGCAACGGCCCCtgttgccggcccaccgcctttGAGAAGGATTTCTCTTTCCTGGACAACCGCAGCCGCTACCACACCATACAGAACATTTCGGCCAAGAACTGCGGCTGCGTATGA